One window of the Saccopteryx bilineata isolate mSacBil1 chromosome 2, mSacBil1_pri_phased_curated, whole genome shotgun sequence genome contains the following:
- the PIAS3 gene encoding E3 SUMO-protein ligase PIAS3 isoform X1, with protein MAELGELKHMVMSFRVSELQVLLGFAGRNKSGRKHELLAKALHLLKSSCAPSVQMKIKELYRRRFPRKTMGLSDLSLLSLPPGTPPGGSPGPLAPIPSALLGPGTLLGPKREVDMHPPLPQPVHPDVTMKPLPFYEVYGELIRPTTLASTSSQRFEEAHFTFALTPQQVQQILTSREVLPGAKCDYTIQVQLRFCLCETSCPQEDYFPPNLFVKVNGKLCPLPGYLPPTKSGAEPKRPSRPINITPLARLSATVPNTIVVNWSSEFGRNYSLSVYLVRQLTAGTLLQKLRAKGIRNPDHSRALIKEKLTADPDSEVATTSLRVSLMCPLGKMRLTVPCRALTCAHLQSFDAALYLQMNEKKPTWTCPVCDKKAPYESLIIDGLFMEILNSCSDCDEIQFMEDGSWCPMKPKKEASEVCPPPGYGLDGLQYNPVQEGNSSESKKKVEVIDLTIESSSDEEDLPPTKKHCPVTSAAIPALPGSKGVLTSGHQPSSVLRSPAVGTLGGDFLSSLPLHEYPPAFPLGADIQGLDLFSFLQTESQHYGPSVITSLDEQDALGHFFQYRGTPSHFLSPLTPTLGSSHCSTTPVPPPGHVSSIVAPGVALREGHGGSLPPGPSLTGCRPDIISLD; from the exons ATGGCGGAGCTGGGCGAATTAAAG CATATGGTGATGAGTTTCCGGGTGTCTGAGCTCCAGGTGCTCCTTGGCTTTGCTGGCCGGAACAAGAGCGGACGGAAACACGAACTCCTGGCTAAGGCCCTGCACCTCCTCAAGTCTAGTTGTGCCCCCAGTGTTCAGATGAAGATCAAAGAACTTTACCGCCGACGCTTTCCCCGGAAGACAATGGGGCTCTCTGATCTCTCCCTGCTCTCTTTGCCTCCTGGAACCCCTCCCGGAGGCTCCCCTGGTCCTCTAGCTCCCATCCCCTCGGCCCTCTTGGGCCCTGGCACACTGCTGGGCCCCAAGCGTGAAGTGGACATGcacccccctctgccccagcctgtACACCCTGATGTCACCATGAAACCATTGCCCTTCTATGAAGTCTATGGGGAGCTTATCCGGCCTACCACCCTTG CATCCACCTCTAGCCAGCGATTTGAGGAAGCTCACTTTACTTTTGCGCTCACACCCCAGCAAGTGCAGCAGATCCTCACATCCAG AGAGGTTCTACCGGGAGCCAAATGTGATTATACAATACAGGTGCAGCTAAG GTTCTGTCTCTGTGAGACCAGCTGCCCCCAGGAAGATTATTTCCCCCCCAACCTGTTTGTCAAGGTCAATGGGAAACTGTGCCCCCTGCCG GGTTACCTTCCCCCTACCAAGAGTGGGGCTGAGCCCAAGAGGCCCAGCCGCCCCATCAACATCACACCCCTGGCCCGCCTCTCGGCCACTGTTCCCAACACCATCGTGGTCAACTGGTCGTCTGAGTTTGGACGG AATTACTCCTTGTCTGTGTACCTGGTGAGGCAGTTGACTGCAGGGACCCTTCTACAAAAACTCAGAGCAAAGGGCATCCGGAACCCAGACCACTCCCGGGCACTGA TCAAGGAGAAATTGACCGCTGACCCAGACAGTGAGGTGGCCACTACAAGTCTTCGGGTGTCACTCATGTGCCCG CTAGGGAAGATGCGCCTGACTGTCCCTTGTCGTGCCCTCACCTGCGCCCACCTACAGAGCTTCGATGCTGCCCTGTATCTACAGATGAATGAGAAGAAGCCCACATGGACATGTCCTGTGTGTGACAAGAAGGCTCCCTATGAATCTCTTATCATTGATGG cttatTCATGGAGATTCTTAATTCATGCTCGGATTGTGATGAGATCCAATTCATGGAAGATGGATCCTGGTGCCCAATGAAACCCAAGAAGGAGGCATCTGAGGTTTGCCCCCCGCCAGGGTATGGGCTGGATG GCCTCCAGTACAACCCAGTCCAAGAGGGCAATTCATCAGAGAGTAAGAAGAAGGTTGAAGTTATTGATCTGACAATAGAAAGCTCATCAGATGAGGAGGACTTGCCCCCAACCAAAAAGCACTGTCCTGTCACCTCAGCTGCCATCCCGGCCCTACCTGGAAGCAAAGG AGTCCTGACATCTGGTCACCAGCCGTCTTCGGTGCTACGGAGCCCTGCTGTGGGCACGTTGGGTGGGGATTTCCTTTCCAGTCTCCCACTACATGAGTACCCACCTGCTTTCCCACTGGGGGCAGACATCCAAG gtttagatttattttctttccttcagacTGAAAGTCAG CACTATGGCCCCTCCGTCATCACTTCGCTAGATGAACAGGATGCTCTTGGCCATTTCTTCCAGTATCGAGGTACCCCTTCCCACTTCCTGAGCCCATTAACCCCCACATTGGGGAGCTCTCACTGCAGCACCACTCCAGTGCCCCCTCCTGGCCATGTCAGTAGCATTGTGGCTCCTGGGGTGGCCTTGAGGGAGGGGCATGGAGGATCCTTACCCCCAGGTCCCTCTTTGACTGGCTGCCGGCCAGACATCATTTCCCTGGACTGA
- the PIAS3 gene encoding E3 SUMO-protein ligase PIAS3 isoform X3 translates to MAELGELKHMVMSFRVSELQVLLGFAGRNKSGRKHELLAKALHLLKSSCAPSVQMKIKELYRRRFPRKTMGLSDLSLLSLPPGTPPGGSPGPLAPIPSALLGPGTLLGPKREVDMHPPLPQPVHPDVTMKPLPFYEVYGELIRPTTLASTSSQRFEEAHFTFALTPQQVQQILTSREVLPGAKCDYTIQVQLRFCLCETSCPQEDYFPPNLFVKVNGKLCPLPGYLPPTKSGAEPKRPSRPINITPLARLSATVPNTIVVNWSSEFGRNYSLSVYLVRQLTAGTLLQKLRAKGIRNPDHSRALIKEKLTADPDSEVATTSLRVSLMCPLGKMRLTVPCRALTCAHLQSFDAALYLQMNEKKPTWTCPVCDKKAPYESLIIDGLFMEILNSCSDCDEIQFMEDGSWCPMKPKKEASEVCPPPGYGLDGLQYNPVQEGNSSESKKKVEVIDLTIESSSDEEDLPPTKKHCPVTSAAIPALPGSKGVLTSGHQPSSVLRSPAVGTLGGDFLSSLPLHEYPPAFPLGADIQALWPLRHHFAR, encoded by the exons ATGGCGGAGCTGGGCGAATTAAAG CATATGGTGATGAGTTTCCGGGTGTCTGAGCTCCAGGTGCTCCTTGGCTTTGCTGGCCGGAACAAGAGCGGACGGAAACACGAACTCCTGGCTAAGGCCCTGCACCTCCTCAAGTCTAGTTGTGCCCCCAGTGTTCAGATGAAGATCAAAGAACTTTACCGCCGACGCTTTCCCCGGAAGACAATGGGGCTCTCTGATCTCTCCCTGCTCTCTTTGCCTCCTGGAACCCCTCCCGGAGGCTCCCCTGGTCCTCTAGCTCCCATCCCCTCGGCCCTCTTGGGCCCTGGCACACTGCTGGGCCCCAAGCGTGAAGTGGACATGcacccccctctgccccagcctgtACACCCTGATGTCACCATGAAACCATTGCCCTTCTATGAAGTCTATGGGGAGCTTATCCGGCCTACCACCCTTG CATCCACCTCTAGCCAGCGATTTGAGGAAGCTCACTTTACTTTTGCGCTCACACCCCAGCAAGTGCAGCAGATCCTCACATCCAG AGAGGTTCTACCGGGAGCCAAATGTGATTATACAATACAGGTGCAGCTAAG GTTCTGTCTCTGTGAGACCAGCTGCCCCCAGGAAGATTATTTCCCCCCCAACCTGTTTGTCAAGGTCAATGGGAAACTGTGCCCCCTGCCG GGTTACCTTCCCCCTACCAAGAGTGGGGCTGAGCCCAAGAGGCCCAGCCGCCCCATCAACATCACACCCCTGGCCCGCCTCTCGGCCACTGTTCCCAACACCATCGTGGTCAACTGGTCGTCTGAGTTTGGACGG AATTACTCCTTGTCTGTGTACCTGGTGAGGCAGTTGACTGCAGGGACCCTTCTACAAAAACTCAGAGCAAAGGGCATCCGGAACCCAGACCACTCCCGGGCACTGA TCAAGGAGAAATTGACCGCTGACCCAGACAGTGAGGTGGCCACTACAAGTCTTCGGGTGTCACTCATGTGCCCG CTAGGGAAGATGCGCCTGACTGTCCCTTGTCGTGCCCTCACCTGCGCCCACCTACAGAGCTTCGATGCTGCCCTGTATCTACAGATGAATGAGAAGAAGCCCACATGGACATGTCCTGTGTGTGACAAGAAGGCTCCCTATGAATCTCTTATCATTGATGG cttatTCATGGAGATTCTTAATTCATGCTCGGATTGTGATGAGATCCAATTCATGGAAGATGGATCCTGGTGCCCAATGAAACCCAAGAAGGAGGCATCTGAGGTTTGCCCCCCGCCAGGGTATGGGCTGGATG GCCTCCAGTACAACCCAGTCCAAGAGGGCAATTCATCAGAGAGTAAGAAGAAGGTTGAAGTTATTGATCTGACAATAGAAAGCTCATCAGATGAGGAGGACTTGCCCCCAACCAAAAAGCACTGTCCTGTCACCTCAGCTGCCATCCCGGCCCTACCTGGAAGCAAAGG AGTCCTGACATCTGGTCACCAGCCGTCTTCGGTGCTACGGAGCCCTGCTGTGGGCACGTTGGGTGGGGATTTCCTTTCCAGTCTCCCACTACATGAGTACCCACCTGCTTTCCCACTGGGGGCAGACATCCAAG CACTATGGCCCCTCCGTCATCACTTCGCTAGATGA
- the PIAS3 gene encoding E3 SUMO-protein ligase PIAS3 isoform X2 — MVMSFRVSELQVLLGFAGRNKSGRKHELLAKALHLLKSSCAPSVQMKIKELYRRRFPRKTMGLSDLSLLSLPPGTPPGGSPGPLAPIPSALLGPGTLLGPKREVDMHPPLPQPVHPDVTMKPLPFYEVYGELIRPTTLASTSSQRFEEAHFTFALTPQQVQQILTSREVLPGAKCDYTIQVQLRFCLCETSCPQEDYFPPNLFVKVNGKLCPLPGYLPPTKSGAEPKRPSRPINITPLARLSATVPNTIVVNWSSEFGRNYSLSVYLVRQLTAGTLLQKLRAKGIRNPDHSRALIKEKLTADPDSEVATTSLRVSLMCPLGKMRLTVPCRALTCAHLQSFDAALYLQMNEKKPTWTCPVCDKKAPYESLIIDGLFMEILNSCSDCDEIQFMEDGSWCPMKPKKEASEVCPPPGYGLDGLQYNPVQEGNSSESKKKVEVIDLTIESSSDEEDLPPTKKHCPVTSAAIPALPGSKGVLTSGHQPSSVLRSPAVGTLGGDFLSSLPLHEYPPAFPLGADIQGLDLFSFLQTESQHYGPSVITSLDEQDALGHFFQYRGTPSHFLSPLTPTLGSSHCSTTPVPPPGHVSSIVAPGVALREGHGGSLPPGPSLTGCRPDIISLD; from the exons ATGGTGATGAGTTTCCGGGTGTCTGAGCTCCAGGTGCTCCTTGGCTTTGCTGGCCGGAACAAGAGCGGACGGAAACACGAACTCCTGGCTAAGGCCCTGCACCTCCTCAAGTCTAGTTGTGCCCCCAGTGTTCAGATGAAGATCAAAGAACTTTACCGCCGACGCTTTCCCCGGAAGACAATGGGGCTCTCTGATCTCTCCCTGCTCTCTTTGCCTCCTGGAACCCCTCCCGGAGGCTCCCCTGGTCCTCTAGCTCCCATCCCCTCGGCCCTCTTGGGCCCTGGCACACTGCTGGGCCCCAAGCGTGAAGTGGACATGcacccccctctgccccagcctgtACACCCTGATGTCACCATGAAACCATTGCCCTTCTATGAAGTCTATGGGGAGCTTATCCGGCCTACCACCCTTG CATCCACCTCTAGCCAGCGATTTGAGGAAGCTCACTTTACTTTTGCGCTCACACCCCAGCAAGTGCAGCAGATCCTCACATCCAG AGAGGTTCTACCGGGAGCCAAATGTGATTATACAATACAGGTGCAGCTAAG GTTCTGTCTCTGTGAGACCAGCTGCCCCCAGGAAGATTATTTCCCCCCCAACCTGTTTGTCAAGGTCAATGGGAAACTGTGCCCCCTGCCG GGTTACCTTCCCCCTACCAAGAGTGGGGCTGAGCCCAAGAGGCCCAGCCGCCCCATCAACATCACACCCCTGGCCCGCCTCTCGGCCACTGTTCCCAACACCATCGTGGTCAACTGGTCGTCTGAGTTTGGACGG AATTACTCCTTGTCTGTGTACCTGGTGAGGCAGTTGACTGCAGGGACCCTTCTACAAAAACTCAGAGCAAAGGGCATCCGGAACCCAGACCACTCCCGGGCACTGA TCAAGGAGAAATTGACCGCTGACCCAGACAGTGAGGTGGCCACTACAAGTCTTCGGGTGTCACTCATGTGCCCG CTAGGGAAGATGCGCCTGACTGTCCCTTGTCGTGCCCTCACCTGCGCCCACCTACAGAGCTTCGATGCTGCCCTGTATCTACAGATGAATGAGAAGAAGCCCACATGGACATGTCCTGTGTGTGACAAGAAGGCTCCCTATGAATCTCTTATCATTGATGG cttatTCATGGAGATTCTTAATTCATGCTCGGATTGTGATGAGATCCAATTCATGGAAGATGGATCCTGGTGCCCAATGAAACCCAAGAAGGAGGCATCTGAGGTTTGCCCCCCGCCAGGGTATGGGCTGGATG GCCTCCAGTACAACCCAGTCCAAGAGGGCAATTCATCAGAGAGTAAGAAGAAGGTTGAAGTTATTGATCTGACAATAGAAAGCTCATCAGATGAGGAGGACTTGCCCCCAACCAAAAAGCACTGTCCTGTCACCTCAGCTGCCATCCCGGCCCTACCTGGAAGCAAAGG AGTCCTGACATCTGGTCACCAGCCGTCTTCGGTGCTACGGAGCCCTGCTGTGGGCACGTTGGGTGGGGATTTCCTTTCCAGTCTCCCACTACATGAGTACCCACCTGCTTTCCCACTGGGGGCAGACATCCAAG gtttagatttattttctttccttcagacTGAAAGTCAG CACTATGGCCCCTCCGTCATCACTTCGCTAGATGAACAGGATGCTCTTGGCCATTTCTTCCAGTATCGAGGTACCCCTTCCCACTTCCTGAGCCCATTAACCCCCACATTGGGGAGCTCTCACTGCAGCACCACTCCAGTGCCCCCTCCTGGCCATGTCAGTAGCATTGTGGCTCCTGGGGTGGCCTTGAGGGAGGGGCATGGAGGATCCTTACCCCCAGGTCCCTCTTTGACTGGCTGCCGGCCAGACATCATTTCCCTGGACTGA
- the NUDT17 gene encoding LOW QUALITY PROTEIN: nucleoside diphosphate-linked moiety X motif 17 (The sequence of the model RefSeq protein was modified relative to this genomic sequence to represent the inferred CDS: inserted 1 base in 1 codon; substituted 3 bases at 3 genomic stop codons) has protein sequence MGHYQILCLNSYGGQEAWLLSVPASPGEVRLGHQGAPTGTLNWNQCGCSAGAVAPPLAWSPRTSSRQQPPFPALDQHPEPPGIEQPTNPGVDLGVAVLQASDQTVLLDEGRXELWEXIPLPQGQVSXVPLGLWESSYPKPSSIFLKHHHIILYLLVVCQESQQXLQLGLEVEERSFIWLGPGVAAAVAVTEDDKETPRHLCQDLPPSVLLGLLPDPLNTPTHTHSEVSVAIFSQGQEVI, from the exons ATGGGTCATTACCAAATATTATGCCTAAATTCCTATGGAGGTCAGGAAGCCTGGCTTCTTTCCGTCCCTGCCAGCCCAGGGGAGGTGCGGCtgggccaccagggggcgccaaCCGGGACTCTGAACTGGAACCAGTGTGGCTGCAGCGCAGGTGCTGTTGCTCCCCCCCTGGCCTGGAGTCCACGAACTTCCAGCAGG CAGCAACCCCCTTTTCCAGCCCTGGACCAGCATCCCGAGCCTCCGGGAATCGAGCAGCCCACAAATCCAGGTGTGGATCTGGGTGTGGCTGTCCTGCAGGCCAGCGACCAGACTGTCTT GTTGGATGAAGGGCGTTGAGAGCTTTGGG AAATACCACTGCCCCAGGGCCAGGTTTCTTAGGTCCCTCTGGGATTATGGGAG TCTTCCTACCCTAAGCCGAGCTCGATTTTTCTCAAACACCATCACATCATTCTCTATCTACTTGTGGTCTGCCAGGAGTCACAGCAGTAGCTGCAGTTAGGGCTAGAAGTGGAGGAACGAT CCTTCATATGGCTAGGCCCAGGTGTAGCAGCTGCAGTGGCTGTCACAGAAGATGACAAAGAGACACCCAGACATCTGTGCCAGGACCTACCACCCTCTGTCCTATTAGGGCTTCTCCCTGACCCTCTTAACACACCAACACATACACATTCAGAAGTTTCAGTTGCCATCTTCTCCCAGGGGCAGGAGGTGATCTGA
- the POLR3C gene encoding DNA-directed RNA polymerase III subunit RPC3, with amino-acid sequence MTQAEIKLCSLLLQEHFGEIVEKIGVHLIRTGSQPLRVIAHDTGTSLDQVKKALCVLLQHNLVIYQVHKRGMVEYEAQCSQVLRMLRYPRYIYTAKTLYSDTGELIVEELLLNGKMTMSALVKKVADRLTETMEDGKTMDYAEVASAFVRLADTHFVQRCPLVPATENSDPGPPPPAPTLVINEKDMYLVPKLSLIGKGKRRRSSEEDAMGEPKAKRTKLTADNKEPIPDDGIYWQANLDRFHQHFRDQAIVSAIANRMDQTSSEIVRTMLRMSEITTPSSAPFTQPLSSNEIFRSLPVGYNISKQVLDQYLTLLADDPLEFVGKSGDSGGGMYVINLHKALGSLATATLESVVQERFGSHCARIFRLVLQKKHLEQKQVEDFAMIPAKEAKDMLYKMLSENFISLQEIPKTPDHAPSRTFYLYTVNILSAVRMLLHRCYKSIANLIERRQFETKENKRLLEKSQRVEAIIASMQATGAEEAQLQEIEEMITAPERQQLETLKRNVNKLDASEIQVDETIFLLESYIESTMKRQ; translated from the exons ATGACTCAAGCAGAAATTAAATTGTGTTCTTTGTTGCTGCAAGAGCATTTTGGAGAGATCGTAGAAAAAATTGGAGTCCACCTAATCAGAACTGGCAGCCAACCACTAAGAGTAATTGCCCATGATACAGGAACATCATTGGATCAG GTAAAAAAAGCCCTTTGTGTCCTCCTCCAACATAACCTGGTGATATATCAAGTGCACAAACGTGGTATGGTGGAGTATGAAGCGCAGTGCAGCCAGGTGTTACGAATGCTCAGGTACCCCCGTTACATCTATACTGCCAAAACACTGTACAGTGACACTGGAGAGCTGATTGTTGAGGAACTACTGTTGAATGGCAAAATGACAATGTCAGCTCTCGTGAAGAAAGTGGCAGACCGGCTAACAGAAACTATGGAGG ATGGCAAGACCATGGACTATGCTGAGGTAGCAAGTGCATTTGTGCGACTAGCAGACACACACTTTGTGCAACGTTGCCCACTGGTGCCTGCCACTGAGAATTCAGATCCTGGGCCACCGCCACCTGCCCCCACTCTTGTCATCAATGAAAAGGACATGTACCTAGTTCCAAAACTGAGCTTAATAG GGAAAGGTAAAAGGAGGAGATCATCCGAGGAAGACGCTATGGGGGAGCCCAAGGCCAAGAGAACAAAACTTACTGCAGATAACAAAGAG CCCATTCCAGACGATGGAATTTATTGGCAGGCCAACCTTGATAGATTCCACCAGCACTTCCGAGACCAAGCCATTGTCAGCGCAATTGCCAACAGGATGGACCAG ACCAGCAGCGAGATCGTGAGGACCATGCTCCGGATGAGTGAGATCACCACTCCCTCTAGTGCCCCGTTCACCCAGCCATTGTCTTCTAATGAG ATCTTCAGATCCTTACCTGTTGGCTATAATATCTCCAAGCAAGTTCTTGATCAGTATCTTACTCTGTTGGCAGATGATCCA ttaGAGTTTGTTGGAAAGTCTGGAGACAGTGGTGGAGGAATGTATGTCATCA ACCTGCATAAGGCTCTCGGATCCCTAGCCACAGCCACCCTGGAGTCGGTTGTACAGGAGAG ATTTGGGTCTCACTGTGCCAGAATATTTCGTCTGGTTTTGCAAAAGAAACACCTGGAGCAGAAGCAGGTAGAAGACTTTGCAATGATTCCAGCAAAGGAAGCAAAGGATATGCTTTATAAGATGCTGTCAGAAAATTTCATATCACTCCAG GAAATTCCCAAAACACCAGATCATGCCCCTTCCAGGACCTTCTATTTATATACTGTGAACATCCTGTCAGCTGTTCGAATGTTGCTTCACAGGTGCTACAAG AGCATAGCCAACCTGATAGAAAGGAGGCAGTTTGAAACCAAAGAAAACAA GCGTCTACTAGAAAAGTCCCAGAGGGTAGAAGCCATCATTGCATCTATGCAAGCTACAGGTGCAGAGGAGGCACAACTACAAGAAATAGAAGAGATGATCACAGCCCCTGAACGCCAGCAGCTAGAGACTCTAAAACGTAATGTCAACAA GTTGGATGCCAGTGAGATCCAGGTGGATGAAACTATCTTCTTGCTGGAGTCATACATAGAGAGCACCATGAAGAGACAGTGA